The following proteins are encoded in a genomic region of Brachypodium distachyon strain Bd21 chromosome 1, Brachypodium_distachyon_v3.0, whole genome shotgun sequence:
- the LOC100830289 gene encoding XIAP-associated factor 1 isoform X1, protein MMFSLFWIEMIHRDDSYMMVSQCSLYNSLLADDVSFHTHLTSRVNWGVCMNHSSFMNCHKLMLVKLVPCVLEEQSTREIPSSNIALHSAHCARNLQKCEHCGDMVPRKHMEEHYDEKHALVNCSGCKETIEHELWDLHKRIQCPQSMLTCQYCKFELPAIDIFEHQDVCGNRTEYCQPCKKDIRLREWIGHEILLHAKTNVAAESSSARTMLEKEERAPVEQQEQQRNQLLLTIAITVIAVLIGSILFQKKG, encoded by the exons ATGATGTTTTCGTTGTTTTGGATCGAAATGATACATCGTGACGATAGTTATATGATGGTATCACAATGCAGTTTGTACAACTCTTTGCTTGCGGATGACGTGTCATTCCATACTCATTTGACCTCAAGAGTTAACTGGGGAGTATGCATGAACCACTCTTCATTCATGAATTGCCATAAGCTCATGCTTGTCAAATTAGTTCCTTGTGTGTTGGAGGAACAAAG TACGCGAGAAATTCCATCTTCAAACATTGCACTACATTCTGCACACTGTGCTCGCAACCTTCAAAAGTGTGAACATTGTGGAGATATGGTTCCAAGGAAGCATATGGAAGAACACTATGATGAAAAGCATGCACTG GTGAATTGCTCAGGTTGCAAAGAAACCATAGAGCATGAGCTGTGGGATCTTCATAAACGCATACAATGCCCTCAAAGCATGCTCACATGCCAATATTGTAAGTTTGAACTGCCTGCAATTGATATTTTTGAGCATCAG GATGTATGTGGAAATCGAACAGAATATTGCCAACCTTGCAAGAAGGACATCAGACTTCGTGAATGGATTGGACATGAGATCCTGCTCCACGCAAAAACAAATGTTGCTGCAGAATCTTCAAG TGCCAGAACCATGCTGGAAAAAGAAGAGCGTGCTCCAGTAGAACAGCAAGAGCAACAACGCAACCAACTGCTTCTCACAATTGCAATAACCGTAATTGCAGTTCTGATTGGATCCATTCTGTTCCAAAAGAAGGGTTGA
- the LOC100828842 gene encoding uncharacterized protein LOC100828842 — protein sequence MATATATQHRVDLDLELPLGGAAPFDLEAAVCSHGLFMMAPNRWDPATRALLRPLRLPSSSSAVPLLVRVSAHPARPSDALLVSVLGGPAAALSPLDRDCILGQVRRMLRLSEEDGRAVAEFQAMHAAAREAAFGRIFRSPTLFEDMVKCILLCNCQWTRTLSMATALCELQRDLRRSSGTEDLQLRTPPIRERKRKRSKNQKVRVKLETKFTEFGCLEDSKVATSTTNDEKLTGLPLVASETGSACDSFDPSELSLSDDPYSEDCIGDFPTPEELANLDEDFLAKRCNLGYRAKRIILLARSIVEGQLCLEKLEEMRKMSLPATKELPTIPSTYEKLNVQLSAISGFGPFTRANVLMCMGYFHTIPADTETIRHLKQFHKRASNIQSVGKELHNIYGKYAPFQFLAYWFELWGFYDKKFGKISDMEPSKYGLFTASHLKKPVPVS from the exons ATGGCGACCGCCACAGCCACGCAGCACCGCGTGGACCTGGACCTGGAGCTCCCGCtcggcggggcggcgccgtTCGACCTGGAGGCGGCCGTGTGCAGCCACGGGCTGTTCATGATGGCGCCCAACCGCTGGGACCCTGCCAcccgcgcgctcctccgcccgctccgcctcccgtcctcctcctccgccgtgccgctgcTCGTCCGCGTCTCCGCTCACCCCGCGCGCCCCTCCGACGCGCTCCTCGTCTCCGTCCTcggcggccccgccgccgccctctcccCGCTCGACCGGGACTGCATCCTC GGGCAAGTGCGGCGGATGCTGCGGCTGTCGGAGGAGGACGGCAGGGCGGTGGCGGAGTTCCAGGCGATGCACGCCGCCGCGAGGGAGGCCGCGTTCGGGCGCATCTTCCGCTCGCCCACGCTGTTCGAGGACATGGTCAAGTGCATCCTCCTCTGCAATTGCCA ATGGACAAGAACATTGTCGATGGCTACTGCACTGTGCGAGCTTCAACGGGACCTGAGACGTTCATCTGGCACTGAAGATTTGCAATTAAGGACGCCTCCAATCAGGGAGCGCAAAAGGAAGCGCAGCAAGAATCAGAAAGTTCGTGTCAAGCTAGAAACGAAATTTACTGAGTTCGGGTGCTTGGAGGATTCAAAAGTAGCAACCAGTACTACCAATGATGAAAAACTGACTGGCTTACCTTTGGTTGCAAGTGAAACAGGCAGTGCATGTGACTCCTTTGATCCTTCAGAGCTTAGCTTGAGCGATGATCCTTACTCAGAAGATTGCATTGGAGATTTCCCTACGCCAGAAGAATTGGCCAATCTTGATGAAGACTTTTTAGCCAAGCGTTGTAACCTTGGATATCGTGCAAAGCGGATCATATTGCTTGCACGTAGCATTGTAGAAGGACAGTTATGCCTAGAAAAGCTTGAAGAAATGCGCAAAATGTCTTTACCAGCCACGAAAGAGCTGCCTACAATTCCATCGACATACGAAAAACTGAATGTCCAGTTATCTGCTATCTCCGGATTTGGCCCTTTCACTCGTGCCAATGTTCTCATGTGTATGGGATATTTCCACACGATCCCAGCTGATACTGAGACAATTAGGCATCTAAAACAG TTTCATAAAAGAGCAAGCAACATTCAGTCTGTTGGTAAGGAGTTACATAACATCTATGGCAAGTATGCTCCATTTCAGTTCTTGGCATACTG GTTCGAGCTATGGGGCTTCTATGACAAAAAATTTGGGAAGATCAGTGACATGGAACCATCCAAATACGGGCTATTTACCGCAAGCCATTTGAAGAAACCTGTGCCAGTTAGTTAG
- the LOC100830289 gene encoding XIAP-associated factor 1 isoform X3, which produces MDSAAAVPDSALASSTCAHCLYNSLLADDVSFHTHLTSRVNWGVCMNHSSFMNCHKLMLVKLVPCVLEEQSTREIPSSNIALHSAHCARNLQKCEHCGDMVPRKHMEEHYDEKHALVNCSGCKETIEHELWDLHKRIQCPQSMLTCQYCKFELPAIDIFEHQDVCGNRTEYCQPCKKDIRLREWIGHEILLHAKTNVAAESSSARTMLEKEERAPVEQQEQQRNQLLLTIAITVIAVLIGSILFQKKG; this is translated from the exons ATggattccgccgccgccgtccccgattCCGCCCTCGCTTCCTCCACCTGCGCGCATTG TTTGTACAACTCTTTGCTTGCGGATGACGTGTCATTCCATACTCATTTGACCTCAAGAGTTAACTGGGGAGTATGCATGAACCACTCTTCATTCATGAATTGCCATAAGCTCATGCTTGTCAAATTAGTTCCTTGTGTGTTGGAGGAACAAAG TACGCGAGAAATTCCATCTTCAAACATTGCACTACATTCTGCACACTGTGCTCGCAACCTTCAAAAGTGTGAACATTGTGGAGATATGGTTCCAAGGAAGCATATGGAAGAACACTATGATGAAAAGCATGCACTG GTGAATTGCTCAGGTTGCAAAGAAACCATAGAGCATGAGCTGTGGGATCTTCATAAACGCATACAATGCCCTCAAAGCATGCTCACATGCCAATATTGTAAGTTTGAACTGCCTGCAATTGATATTTTTGAGCATCAG GATGTATGTGGAAATCGAACAGAATATTGCCAACCTTGCAAGAAGGACATCAGACTTCGTGAATGGATTGGACATGAGATCCTGCTCCACGCAAAAACAAATGTTGCTGCAGAATCTTCAAG TGCCAGAACCATGCTGGAAAAAGAAGAGCGTGCTCCAGTAGAACAGCAAGAGCAACAACGCAACCAACTGCTTCTCACAATTGCAATAACCGTAATTGCAGTTCTGATTGGATCCATTCTGTTCCAAAAGAAGGGTTGA
- the LOC100830289 gene encoding XIAP-associated factor 1 isoform X2, whose product MMFSLFWIEMIHRDDSYMMVSQCSLYNSLLADDVSFHTHLTSRVNWGVCMNHSSFMNCHKLMLVKLVPCVLEEQSTREIPSSNIALHSAHCARNLQKCEHCGDMVPRKHMEEHYDEKHALVNCSGCKETIEHELWDLHKRIQCPQSMLTCQYCKFELPAIDIFEHQDVCGNRTEYCQPCKKDIRLREWIGHEILLHAKTNVAAESSRTMLEKEERAPVEQQEQQRNQLLLTIAITVIAVLIGSILFQKKG is encoded by the exons ATGATGTTTTCGTTGTTTTGGATCGAAATGATACATCGTGACGATAGTTATATGATGGTATCACAATGCAGTTTGTACAACTCTTTGCTTGCGGATGACGTGTCATTCCATACTCATTTGACCTCAAGAGTTAACTGGGGAGTATGCATGAACCACTCTTCATTCATGAATTGCCATAAGCTCATGCTTGTCAAATTAGTTCCTTGTGTGTTGGAGGAACAAAG TACGCGAGAAATTCCATCTTCAAACATTGCACTACATTCTGCACACTGTGCTCGCAACCTTCAAAAGTGTGAACATTGTGGAGATATGGTTCCAAGGAAGCATATGGAAGAACACTATGATGAAAAGCATGCACTG GTGAATTGCTCAGGTTGCAAAGAAACCATAGAGCATGAGCTGTGGGATCTTCATAAACGCATACAATGCCCTCAAAGCATGCTCACATGCCAATATTGTAAGTTTGAACTGCCTGCAATTGATATTTTTGAGCATCAG GATGTATGTGGAAATCGAACAGAATATTGCCAACCTTGCAAGAAGGACATCAGACTTCGTGAATGGATTGGACATGAGATCCTGCTCCACGCAAAAACAAATGTTGCTGCAGAATCTTCAAG AACCATGCTGGAAAAAGAAGAGCGTGCTCCAGTAGAACAGCAAGAGCAACAACGCAACCAACTGCTTCTCACAATTGCAATAACCGTAATTGCAGTTCTGATTGGATCCATTCTGTTCCAAAAGAAGGGTTGA
- the LOC100830289 gene encoding XIAP-associated factor 1 isoform X4, producing MDSAAAVPDSALASSTCAHCTREIPSSNIALHSAHCARNLQKCEHCGDMVPRKHMEEHYDEKHALVNCSGCKETIEHELWDLHKRIQCPQSMLTCQYCKFELPAIDIFEHQDVCGNRTEYCQPCKKDIRLREWIGHEILLHAKTNVAAESSSARTMLEKEERAPVEQQEQQRNQLLLTIAITVIAVLIGSILFQKKG from the exons ATggattccgccgccgccgtccccgattCCGCCCTCGCTTCCTCCACCTGCGCGCATTG TACGCGAGAAATTCCATCTTCAAACATTGCACTACATTCTGCACACTGTGCTCGCAACCTTCAAAAGTGTGAACATTGTGGAGATATGGTTCCAAGGAAGCATATGGAAGAACACTATGATGAAAAGCATGCACTG GTGAATTGCTCAGGTTGCAAAGAAACCATAGAGCATGAGCTGTGGGATCTTCATAAACGCATACAATGCCCTCAAAGCATGCTCACATGCCAATATTGTAAGTTTGAACTGCCTGCAATTGATATTTTTGAGCATCAG GATGTATGTGGAAATCGAACAGAATATTGCCAACCTTGCAAGAAGGACATCAGACTTCGTGAATGGATTGGACATGAGATCCTGCTCCACGCAAAAACAAATGTTGCTGCAGAATCTTCAAG TGCCAGAACCATGCTGGAAAAAGAAGAGCGTGCTCCAGTAGAACAGCAAGAGCAACAACGCAACCAACTGCTTCTCACAATTGCAATAACCGTAATTGCAGTTCTGATTGGATCCATTCTGTTCCAAAAGAAGGGTTGA
- the LOC100829068 gene encoding thioredoxin reductase NTRC, with the protein MAVTRLAVAAALSSAPPSSSSSSSSSRSRRVSFPSCRPLPAASCSRASKPLHATAAAPVVDEEAPASPPPSDVGRGVENLVIIGSGPAGYTAAIYAARANLKPVVFEGYQVGGVPGGQLMTTTEVENFPGFPDGITGPDLMDKMRKQAERWGAELHQEDVEFVDVKSRPFVIRSSDREVKCHSIIIATGATAKRLRLPREEEFWSRGISACAICDGASPLYKGQVLAVVGGGDTATEEAIYLTKYACHVHLLVRRDQLRASKAMQDRVLNNPNITVHFNTEAVDVVSNPKGQMSGIQLRRIDTGEESVLEVKGLFYGIGHTPNSQLLQGQIELDSSGYILVEEGTAKTSVDGVFAAGDVQDHEWRQAVTAAGSGCIAALSVERYLVTNDLLVEFHQPVREETKKEITGKDVEMGFDLSHTKHRGQYALRKLYHGSPRLICVLYSSPTCGPCRTLKPILNKVIDEYDKHVHLVEIDIEEDPEIAEAAGIMGTPCVQFFKNKEMIRTFSGVKMKKEYREFIESNK; encoded by the exons ATGGCGGTCACGCgcctcgccgtggccgccgccctctcgtcggccccgccctcctcctcctcttcctcctcttcctcccgcaGCCGCCGGGTCTCCTTCCCTTCCTGCCGCCCtctccccgccgcctcctgctcccGCGCCTCCAAGCCCCTACACGCCacagccgccgcccccgtcgtcgacgaggaagcccccgcctcccctcccccctcAG ACGTCGGCAGGGGAGTGGAGAACCTGGTGATCATCGGCTCGGGCCCGGCGGGGTACACGGCGGCCATCTACGCCGCGCGGGCGAACCTCAAGCCCGTGGTCTTCGAAGGGTACCAGGTGGGCGGTGTCCCGGGAGGGCAGCTCATGACCACCACCGAGGTCGAGAACTTCCCCGGCTTCCCCGACGGCATCACCGGGCCCGATCTCATGGACAA AATGCGGAAGCAGGCGGAGCGGTGGGGTGCGGAGCTTCACCAGGAGGATGTGGAGTTTGTGGATGTTAAGAGCAGACCGTTTGTTATCCGTAGCAGTGACCGTGAG GTAAAATGCCACAGCATAATTATTGCAACCGGAGCTACTGCTAAGCGCCTCCGGTTACCTCGTGAAGAAGAATTTTGGAGTAGAGGTATCAGCGCATGCGCAATATGTGATGGAGCATCACCGCTGTATAAGGGTCAAGTCCTTGCAGTCGTCGGGGGTGGCGATACAGCCACGGAGGAAGCGATATATTTGACAAAATATGCCTGTCATGTTCATTTACTTGTTCGAAGGGATCAGCTACGAGCATCCAAAGCTATGCAGGATCG AGTACTCAACAACCCCAACATAACAGTACATTTCAATACAGAAGCTGTGGATGTTGTCAGCAATCCCAAAGGCCAGATGTCGGGTATTCAATTGAGGAGAATCGATACGGGAGAGGAATCGGTTCTTGAAGTGAAAGGTCTATTTTATGGGATAGGGCATACTCCAAACAGTCAACTTTTACAAGGTCAAATTGAACTTGATAGTTCTGGATATATTTTGGTTGAGGAAGGCACAGCAAAAACTTCAGTTGATGGCGTATTTGCTGCCGGCGATGTGCAG GATCATGAATGGAGGCAAGCCGTTACTGCAGCTGGATCTGGATGTATAGCTGCTTTGTCAGTCGAAAGATACTTAGTCACCAATGATCTTCTTGTTGAATTTCACCAG CCTGTTCgagaagaaacaaagaaagagaTTACAGGCAAAGATGTTGAGATGGGCTTCGATCTATCTCACACAAAGCACAGGGGGCAG TATGCGCTCCGGAAATTATACCATGGAAGTCCACGTCTCATTTGTGTTCTGTATTCTTCTCCCACGTGTGGTCCCTGCAGAACCTTAAAACCAATATTGAACAAG GTTATAGATGAGTATGACAAACACGTTCATCTTGTTGAAATTGACATCGAGGAGGATCCTGAAATAGCAGAAGCTGCAGGCATCATGGGAACACCGTGTGTTCAATTTTTTAAGAACAAAGAAATGATCAG GACTTTCTCTGGCGTGAAGATGAAGAAGGAATATCGGGAGTTCATCGAATCGAACAAATAG